TAATCAGATTATTGAACGAGAGGTAATATTTACTtatattaaagaaaatatgcACCATAGCTAATGTAAGTATAGAAAATGTCGGCGGGAGTTCAAAAAGATGatgaaaggaaaagaattaaaaaagaaaggtttGAAGACCTAAAGCGACAACAAGAGTTACGAAAATTTTACGAAAGCCAGCTACCTGTTGAAGAGGACGAAAAGGGTCTCCGACAGACAACGCAAACAACAGTGAACGACTAAAACCAAGTTTTTAACACAGATTGGACGAATCGAAATTATAGACAGCTTGAAACCTATAGCCTCGGACTTCCAGTGTTCAGCCAATTTATCCAGAGCAACTTATTTACCTTTACTATacattaatatttttttcatctttgcCAGATTTTAAGGATTTAATATTGAGAAATTCAGCTCggttaaataaaaaagaagtaacTACATCTAGAAAACGGCATAACAGGGTGTGTTAATCTTAGAGGGTTATAGGCAAAAGAGCTAGTTTTTTGTTAACATTActcaaaaaggaaatataaATCAATTTACATTATGCtatatattaatgaaatttacTTTATCCGGTTATTAGTAATATAAACTTGTCATAGTTTACTGGTTATTCGTTATAATGGTTACTACCATCGTAACGAGGTAAGTATGCCGAAGTGTCTTGAGATTCCTTAATGTGCGAATGAAGTGAATGGTGAAGGTAGTTTATGTCTGACAAATTCTAATACATTTCACTAGCTTGTTGAAAGATTTCAAAACTGAGTAAATTTGACCACCACTTAatggaaatttttctattctttttattttatataagCACGTTCATTTTCTAACCTGTTATTTTTCTACTTCATGAAATGAGTTCATCTTCCTCAAAACCCGTGAATACTGGGTTGGTTACACCTCGCCGCTATTCTACAATGACTGGCATACGGACTGGTCCATCTCAGAGTGGAACAGGGAGTATTCCATATTCCCCAACGTCACCATTGTCCCGAAATTTTTCGAACTATTCCATACCTATGCTACGAAGCAATAGCACTCAAACAAATGTAAATGGGCCTACAGCATTTGATTTGGGAGTTACAGAGAAATTGATGTCTCCTGGAACTTTAGATAGATACACGCGTCCTGCCTTGTATCCGTCGAAGGACTTggattatttaaaaaatgagtatGTTAATTATGAATCTACAACAAGTCAACAAACCAATTCTAAAGGTTTAAAAGAGAGCAACTTTGTTGGTTCAGGAATTATCACAAGTATACGTATTCGACCTATTGGTAAAAACCAAGGTGTATGGTCACATGGCAAGTTAAGCAATGACCCATATGGTCGTGAATACATTCGCCAGCAAACAAGTACAAGCTCGTCCACAATTCAGCAAgaatatctttttaataatgttttTGGGATGGAATCTAAAAATTACGATATATACAAACGTTCTGTTAAGTCGGTTGTCCGTAATGTTTTTTCCGGATATAATGGAATAGTGTTTGCTTATGGAATGACCGGCACAGGAAAAACATATTCTATGCAAGGTACGGAAAACGAACCTGGTATTATTCCACTTGCCATGaatgatttatttgaaatggTTGAAAACAATTCTGATGACGATACCTTTCAAATCCGTATATCctatttagaaatttatAATGAGAGAATACGAGACTTAATCGGAAACTCGGACGAAGAGCCAAGAATACGCGAAAATGCATCTGGAGAAGTCAATGTTACACCATTAACTCGAGTTCTCGTCACTAGCCCCGAAGAGGTTAGTCAGGTTATTGAACAGTGCAATGCAATCCGAAAAACAGCAGCAACCGATTTCAATACGTATAGTTCTCGTTCGCATGCAATTCTTCAGGTTTTTCTTATTCGAAATAATCCTACTGCTCACACTTCACAAATTTCGAGTCTCAGCTTGGTGGATCTCGCTGGAAGTGAAAGAGCTTCAGCTCACCATGAAAGACGCAAAGAAGGAGCATTTATCAACAAATCTCTTTTAACATTAGGAACTGTTATTTCTAGGTTGTCAGCAGCTGCAAATCCTTCACTTACCTCAAATTCAGGACATATACCGTATCGTGAGTCTAAGTTAACTCGTCTGTTGCAGCAATCTTTATCCGGCCAATCACAAATATCACTTTTAGCAACGATAAGCATAGAATCCAACCATACGATGGAGACTACTAACACGCTTAAATTTGCATCTAGAGCTCAAAATTTGCCTCAAGATATTCGCCAAGCGGAAGCTGTGACTAATGTTCAAGCTGAATTAGCATCTTTACACTCTGCCCTTGAAAAGAATGCCCAAGAAGTTGAATATTATGCTTCTTTGGTGAAGCAATTGACTTCGGACTTAGAGGAACGAGATACATACATTGCCATGTTAGAGGCAGAGCGTTCGCAAGGAACTGCTATAAGTAGAGCTCGTTTACGAATGGAGGAATTGCTTTCTGACCATAATTTCGAAATTGCAGATCTAAGAGATGAATTACAAGATAAAGaacaaattatttatgCTCTTCGATATGCTCAGAAGCAACGGGATATTGCCGATTTCAATCAATCGCTTGCTAAATTCCCTCACAAAAtcttaaagaaaaatgttaCTAGGGGAAGCAGAAGCTCCTCTGATCAGTTCAGTAATGAAACTAAAACTGAAATTTTGCCAGACGATCAACAGCAATCGAAAAAGGATTCTGTGACTCAGGAAACGCAACTTCTTTCTTGATACCTTGTTTAATTATAGGCGTCTTCTCATCAACcttgtttacaattttataCCCATTCAACCTGTATGTCTCCTTAAATTACTTTAACGATACGATGTTTCTTTACTAAACAGGCCGGTTCGCAGTTGcatctctttcttttgcataatattttggaattttcGGGGattttttccaataatTTGTAATGACACATTGTAATAAATCCTTAATTTGCATAGGTTGGCTTCTCTatgcaaaattttattaaatttgcGACGACCTGCTACAATCATATACTACgtttggaatttttatcCTCTATACCGTTAACACATCCTTATGGACATTgcaacaaattttataacCAGGAGCCTTTCTGAAATTGCTCCTAATGCATCTCAAAGTTCTCTTCATGTAACACCGTCATCGGTGAGCAACAATGCGTTTGGGCTAAAGCTTCGACAGCTGATCAGTGACACATATTGTCCGCACATATTTATTATGGCATCTGATGACACAGAAAATTTCATGAAGCGTAAAGGATTTGACGATTTTGCATCTTTTATTCGACCGTTCGGAGATCGCATTTTTCAGAGCTCGACAAACAATTCTGCCATTTCAAAGGAAACTTTGGATTCTAggatttttgataatgatCATGACTCAATTCGCTTTGTTCCTATGGAAGCAGTACAAGTTCCTCGGCAGTGGAAGCGAAATAAAGCCTGGAATACCGAAAACGGATTAGAAAATTGCGCAAATTCTAGATTTGCTCCTGGCGGTGACATTGATAGTTTCAGAGTCTTGAGTCAGAAGCTCATAGAAGAGTGGGTTCAATCGGGCAGCAATAATTACCCCGAAAATGGATTTTTAAATCCCATTCTGGATTATCTCAAACTTCTACTTTCTGGTAACCCGGTAGCTGAACATGAAACTTTTTCTCATCCTGTGGGTTGTCTAATTGTTATAACGTCTCATAATACCAATCCTATGGCAACTGTTATGCGtttattcaaagaaattaacAATGCGCCCTTTcctaattttatttctaaagaaattttaCATTACTATTTGTTTATACATGATGAAGATAACAACGATCTTTCAAATTCgaagcaaatttttcagCAAATGCGGAGAAGTCTTGGCGCAAACTCTCATTTTATTAGATTAAGGTCGAATTACATATCAGCGAAACCTTTAGATACTGACAGATATGATACGTCTTCTATACagtcattaaaaaatgcacCTAGAGATTCGATGGAAAGCGAAAGCTTTTGTTCATCTAGTGATGATGCCAAACCGATAACATTTGTgactaaaaatttaagaaaatttccaaTTCCAGAATGGAGATCATCATTAGAAGTTCAGGCCGAATCCGAACAATCGTGTTTGCCTCTTTATCCTTTACTGCCTGTAGAAGAAGTGGAAGGGATGAAAAAGTTTGTTCAAACAATGTTGTATGATAGTATATATCCTTTTATGCAAAGATGCGTACGGGCCTGGGAAGAAGATCTGACCCCTCAATACGGTAATTTAACTACCAGGCTTCTATTTGCCTCCAAAAAATACTGGTCTCGTAATCATTCAAGCCATTCTCAAGGTAACTATGATCCACTATCCCTTATTTATTCTTCAGAAAAGCAGGAAAgcataaaaagaaaaatggcggatttttcttttatgcTTCGTGATTACAAACGTGcttatgaaatttatgatGAGATTCGGAATACATTTTCTCAAGACAAAGCCTGGAATTATTTAGCGTCTTGCGAGGAAATCCAAATAATATGTCTGTTAATGCAAAATCGGAATATCAGCTTGAAGTCGCAAATTTCGTATTTGAACAAATGGTTCGACGAAATGGTTTATATCTATGCTGTTCGTCTTCACTCTTTTTACTATACATTTAGAAGTGTGCTAGTTACAAGCTTGTTGCTCTCGTTGAAGCCTGCGTTTAGTATCGACTTTGCAGCATCCTGGCTTGCAAAGATATTGGAACCAGGCCCTATTTCCCTCAATCCGTTTGAAACTTCTTTCTTAAATACGACAATAGCTGGAATGTATAGTAATAAGGAACATGTTGGTGTTACTGATGGAAATCGCCGCAGAAAAGCTGCTTTTTGGTTTGCATATAGCGCTGGCTTTTGGCGGGACTGTGGCCATTGTAAAATGGCAGAGATTTGCTGGAATCTTGCTAATCGTGTGTATTCAAAATCAGGATGGGAATCGCTTTCTGAACATATGCTGGACTTAAAACCAACGCTTTCCGAAAACTTTCGGGTgaaaaatacttttcatTAGACAACTCATCCTGTCATCTGGGCAATCTTTGGTACAAGATCTGCTTATGTAGGTGCTAAACTTTCGATTTTGGTTATGAGCTTATTAATTCAAGCGCGATTAATGCgaagttgaaaaattatattacCGCTTACAGTATCATATTTATATTCAATTAGCTAGTTAATGACtttagaaattaaaacttcattttttttttgttcacgttttttgaaatgttgCTTTAGAATTTAGACTGATGtcaataattattttaaaataaaaagtatatataaaaaataactgTGAAATTCAAAGAGTAGAGGTGTAAGctataattttgaaagatttgaaaaaggaatagGAGCTGGCATAAAGGAGCTTAGGATTTCCAATTTAAAATGTAGCATTAgcattataatttattatatcaaaattataatttagtATCATACTCAATATAACATATATTAGATATATGCGATTTTACATTAGTCAACTTCATACGAAATTGCTGATGTTATTATAACTTGTCTATCTTATCAGTTTTAGAATAAATTGTTCATTGtctgaatttttgaaaacaaatcatCAGCACCTTATTAGAACTCCAAATTTAGCAATTTGTAACATTACAAAAGTACAAGTGACAAGTCACCTCATACCATTAATTCTGTTTGAAAACTGTATATAGTAAACCACGCAGGTAGCTTCAGGAATATACGACAGAATGggaaaaaaggagaaagtCAATGCTTTGGAATTTTCTGTTAATAAAggaatttttacaaaaactCGTTTAAAAAGCCTGTATTCTGACTTTACGAGTctgtttataaaaaatcctGAAGGATTTTTGGCAAACGTAAATACTTGGAGAGAAGCAATTGAAACATCCGCATGGTCTGGGAAGTTGAATTCTAGGATAATCTTAGTTTTCGATGAGACTTTTGAAAGTGCGTTTTCAAGTCCTGCTTTAGGTAGACCTTTGAGCCTTGGTGCTGTTGCGGTACGTGAAttaagcattttttttgaagctaATAAGCATATAGGCTTACTGGATCCAGCAAGGGGTTTGGCTTCGTAAGCAAGACTTTTTGAACGATtgtaaaaaaggaaatttagTAAGAGAAGACggtttttctattttttcaattctaCGGTGGAGTTTTCAGAAACTTGGGTTTCAAAATCAAGCCTCATCCATATTGTCAAATAGATCCCCGAGTGGGCAGTATGTAAttcgaaaaaatattgagaAACTTGCTTGCCTTGTACACAATGAAGCAATGCGACGGTGCAGCAGCTATACGAGTGCAATTTATACTTGGGACTTTTTTCAAGATACTTTTGGAAGCTTATACTGggaagaaggaaaattaAACAAGGATGAGATGGAATGCCTTCTTAATTGGATGTGCTATCAAAAACatgttttaatatttgattCTAAGGTAAGTTCAGATTATATGTTTTCTCAGCTATTTGTCGATACCGTTTTTTTAACGAGAATAGATAATCAAGTTTTTACCCAACAGCCAAATTGATGCTCAATTAGCTTCAATTGATAAGTCTATTGATGGGTCTGTTGCAGATCTGATACAGGCTAGGGCATCCATCGCCCAAAGAtcagaatttttaaacgaGGAATTGGAGCAACTTTCACAAGTGCTAAACCAAGCAGTTAAAAAGGGAGAGAAAACAATAGCAATAACTTATTTACGTcgaaaaaagattttgtCTAAAGATTTGGAAAGGAAAGTTTCTTCGCGTCTGCAATTAGATACTATAATTTCTAATATTGATAATGCGGTTGACaacaaaattttgcttATTGCAATGTCTTCTGGCTCTGAAGCTCTAGACGCAATTTTAGCTCAAATGGGTGGAACTGAAAAAGTGGAAGATGTCTTAGAAAACGTAAATGATACACTGGCTCGTTCGGAAGAGATTGATGCAACTATTCAAACTTACAATCCTCAAAACATTGATTTAGAGGATGAAGCcgttgaaaaagaatggCAGGATTTGGTAGCTGAAGAACAGAAGGTTGAAGATATCGTGTCTACATTAGGCAATGTTTCTCTAAAAACACCATCTGATACTTTTACCCTTACTAAT
This region of Schizosaccharomyces pombe strain 972h- genome assembly, chromosome: II genomic DNA includes:
- the pet117 gene encoding Pet117 cytochrome c oxidase assemby protein, with the translated sequence MSTASKLCIVGAGVFSVYMVYFVHNNQIIEREKMSAGVQKDDERKRIKKERFEDLKRQQELRKFYESQLPVEEDEKGLRQTTQTTVND
- the tea2 gene encoding kinesin family plus-end directed microtubule motor Tea2, translating into MSSSSSKPVNTGLVTPRRYSTMTGIRTGPSQSGTGSIPYSPTSPLSRNFSNYSIPMLRSNSTQTNVNGPTAFDLGVTEKLMSPGTLDRYTRPALYPSKDLDYLKNEYVNYESTTSQQTNSKGLKESNFVGSGIITSIRIRPIGKNQGVWSHGKLSNDPYGREYIRQQTSTSSSTIQQEYLFNNVFGMESKNYDIYKRSVKSVVRNVFSGYNGIVFAYGMTGTGKTYSMQGTENEPGIIPLAMNDLFEMVENNSDDDTFQIRISYLEIYNERIRDLIGNSDEEPRIRENASGEVNVTPLTRVLVTSPEEVSQVIEQCNAIRKTAATDFNTYSSRSHAILQVFLIRNNPTAHTSQISSLSLVDLAGSERASAHHERRKEGAFINKSLLTLGTVISRLSAAANPSLTSNSGHIPYRESKLTRLLQQSLSGQSQISLLATISIESNHTMETTNTLKFASRAQNLPQDIRQAEAVTNVQAELASLHSALEKNAQEVEYYASLVKQLTSDLEERDTYIAMLEAERSQGTAISRARLRMEELLSDHNFEIADLRDELQDKEQIIYALRYAQKQRDIADFNQSLAKFPHKILKKNVTRGSRSSSDQFSNETKTEILPDDQQQSKKDSVTQETQLLS
- the trs8501 gene encoding TRAPP complex subunit Trs85 encodes the protein MDIATNFITRSLSEIAPNASQSSLHVTPSSVSNNAFGLKLRQLISDTYCPHIFIMASDDTENFMKRKGFDDFASFIRPFGDRIFQSSTNNSAISKETLDSRIFDNDHDSIRFVPMEAVQVPRQWKRNKAWNTENGLENCANSRFAPGGDIDSFRVLSQKLIEEWVQSGSNNYPENGFLNPILDYLKLLLSGNPVAEHETFSHPVGCLIVITSHNTNPMATVMRLFKEINNAPFPNFISKEILHYYLFIHDEDNNDLSNSKQIFQQMRRSLGANSHFIRLRSNYISAKPLDTDRYDTSSIQSLKNAPRDSMESESFCSSSDDAKPITFVTKNLRKFPIPEWRSSLEVQAESEQSCLPLYPLLPVEEVEGMKKFVQTMLYDSIYPFMQRCVRAWEEDLTPQYGNLTTRLLFASKKYWSRNHSSHSQGNYDPLSLIYSSEKQESIKRKMADFSFMLRDYKRAYEIYDEIRNTFSQDKAWNYLASCEEIQIICLLMQNRNISLKSQISYLNKWFDEMVYIYAVRLHSFYYTFRSVLVTSLLLSLKPAFSIDFAASWLAKILEPGPISLNPFETSFLNTTIAGMYSNKEHVGVTDGNRRRKAAFWFAYSAGFWRDCGHCKMAEICWNLANRVYSKSGWESLSEHMLDLKPTLSENFRVKNTFH
- the cmp7 gene encoding ESCRT III complex subunit, yielding MGKKEKVNALEFSVNKGIFTKTRLKSLYSDFTSLFIKNPEGFLANVNTWREAIETSAWSGKLNSRIILVFDETFESAFSSPALGRPLSLGAVAAYWIQQGVWLRKQDFLNDCKKGNLVREDGFSIFSILRWSFQKLGFQNQASSILSNRSPSGQYVIRKNIEKLACLVHNEAMRRCSSYTSAIYTWDFFQDTFGSLYWEEGKLNKDEMECLLNWMCYQKHVLIFDSKIIKFLPNSQIDAQLASIDKSIDGSVADLIQARASIAQRSEFLNEELEQLSQVLNQAVKKGEKTIAITYLRRKKILSKDLERKVSSRLQLDTIISNIDNAVDNKILLIAMSSGSEALDAILAQMGGTEKVEDVLENVNDTLARSEEIDATIQTYNPQNIDLEDEAVEKEWQDLVAEEQKVEDIVSTLGNVSLKTPSDTFTLTNTDSDKKTSKPEKIQAELVEQ